The DNA segment CATCATGAAACCTGACGTCTGCCTTGACCCCGACCTGCTGCCTGCCATGGCCGCCTTCGTCCGCGTGGCGCGCCTGGGCAGCTTCACCGCCGCCGCCGCCGCGCTGGCGGTGAGCCCATCGGCCGTCTCGCAGACCATCCGCCAGCTTGAGCAGCGCCTGGGCGTACGCCTGCTGCAACGGACCACGCGCCGGGTCGGCCTGTCCGAAGCCGGCGCCGCGCTGCTGGCCCGCGTGGAGCCCGCGCTGACGGAGATCGGGGCGGCGGCCGACGACGCGCGCCAGCAGCGCGAAATGCCTGCCGGCACGCTGCGCATCACCACCTCGCACTCGGCTGCGGCCACCGCGCTGCAACCGGTGCTGGTGGAGTTCATGCGGCTCTATCCGTCGATCTGCGTCGACGTCGCCGTCGACGACCGCTTTACCGACCTGATCGCGGAGGGCTTCGATGCAGGCCTGCGTCTGGGGGAGGCGTTGCAACGCGACATGGTGGCGATTCCCATCACCGGCCCGATGCGCATGGTGGTGGCCGGCACGCCGGACTACTTCGCGCGCCATGGCAAGCCCAAGCTGCCGCGCGACCTGCAGGCGCATGCCTGCCTGCACTACCGCTTCGGCCCCGCGGGCCAGGTCTATCGCTGGGAGTTCATGCATGCCGCGCGCCAGGCCACGGTCGATACCGGCGTCGCGCTGATCGCCAATGACAAGGCCCTGCTGCACCAGGCAGCGCTCGCCGGGCTCGGGCTGCTTTACGAGTTCGAGGCCTTGCTGCGCGCACCTCTCGCCTCGGGCCAGCTGGTCACGGTGCTGGACGACTGGCTGCCGCCGTTCGATGGCTTCTACCTCTA comes from the Cupriavidus basilensis genome and includes:
- a CDS encoding LysR family transcriptional regulator; its protein translation is MKPDVCLDPDLLPAMAAFVRVARLGSFTAAAAALAVSPSAVSQTIRQLEQRLGVRLLQRTTRRVGLSEAGAALLARVEPALTEIGAAADDARQQREMPAGTLRITTSHSAAATALQPVLVEFMRLYPSICVDVAVDDRFTDLIAEGFDAGLRLGEALQRDMVAIPITGPMRMVVAGTPDYFARHGKPKLPRDLQAHACLHYRFGPAGQVYRWEFMHAARQATVDTGVALIANDKALLHQAALAGLGLLYEFEALLRAPLASGQLVTVLDDWLPPFDGFYLYYPGRLLMPAKLRVFVDFLKARAPLAPA